A window from Cryptosporangium phraense encodes these proteins:
- a CDS encoding citrate synthase has translation MTDGVPLLSTAEAAARLGVKPATLYAYVSRGLISRVRGADGRASFFDPAELDQMAQQPRSPVAVAGTGVLIPSAVSEIREQRLWYRGLDACEMARTESFEAVAGWLWTEGRPALSFTGPAEFVDAARAAATALPPRVRLLDRIRAVVAAVGAIDPLRADLRPEAVTVTAASLIAAIVDGLPPAPDAGTGGGADGPEAESVAGRLWGVLTGMPPQAAAVGALNTALGLLADHGVTASTVAARVAASARAHPYAAVGAALYTLDGSIESGTSALVHRTLVEAESDGSVAVVARLLDQSNHLPGFDHPLYPDGDPRGRALIDVLAAEPPHRGRWEAVEQFLATGRRGRPLDPTLDFGVAALTFTAGMPSDAGLAILAVARCAGWIAHTLEEYAEEPDRFRPPPDGSRRRSRG, from the coding sequence GGTCCCCTTGCTCTCTACCGCTGAGGCCGCCGCCCGGCTCGGTGTCAAGCCCGCGACGCTGTACGCCTACGTCAGCCGGGGGCTGATCTCGCGGGTCCGGGGCGCCGACGGGCGGGCGAGCTTCTTCGATCCGGCCGAGCTCGACCAGATGGCGCAGCAGCCGCGCAGCCCGGTCGCGGTCGCCGGTACCGGGGTGCTGATCCCGTCGGCGGTCAGCGAGATCCGCGAGCAGCGGCTCTGGTACCGCGGCCTGGACGCGTGCGAGATGGCCCGGACCGAGTCGTTCGAGGCGGTCGCCGGGTGGTTGTGGACCGAGGGCCGGCCGGCCCTGTCGTTCACCGGGCCGGCCGAGTTCGTCGACGCGGCCCGGGCCGCGGCCACCGCGCTACCGCCGCGGGTTCGCCTGCTCGACCGGATCCGGGCCGTCGTGGCCGCGGTCGGCGCGATCGACCCGCTCCGGGCCGACCTGCGTCCCGAGGCGGTGACCGTGACCGCTGCGTCCCTGATCGCCGCGATCGTCGACGGCCTGCCGCCCGCTCCGGACGCCGGGACCGGGGGCGGAGCCGACGGTCCAGAGGCAGAGTCGGTGGCCGGGCGGCTGTGGGGGGTGTTGACCGGGATGCCGCCGCAGGCGGCTGCGGTGGGGGCGTTGAACACGGCGCTGGGGCTGCTCGCCGATCACGGGGTGACCGCATCGACGGTCGCGGCCCGGGTCGCGGCGTCGGCTCGGGCGCATCCGTACGCAGCGGTCGGGGCGGCGCTGTACACGCTCGACGGCTCGATCGAGAGCGGCACCAGCGCGCTGGTGCACCGCACGCTCGTCGAGGCCGAGAGCGACGGCAGCGTCGCGGTCGTCGCGCGCCTGCTCGACCAGTCGAACCACCTGCCGGGCTTCGATCACCCGCTCTACCCCGACGGCGACCCCCGCGGCCGCGCGCTCATCGACGTCCTCGCGGCCGAGCCTCCGCACCGTGGTCGGTGGGAGGCCGTCGAGCAGTTCCTGGCCACCGGCCGCCGCGGCCGCCCGCTCGACCCGACCCTCGACTTCGGCGTCGCCGCGCTCACGTTCACCGCCGGGATGCCGTCCGACGCCGGCCTGGCGATCCTCGCGGTGGCGCGCTGCGCGGGATGGATCGCGCACACGCTCGAGGAGTACGCCGAGGA